From the genome of Bacteroides sp. MSB163, one region includes:
- a CDS encoding InlB B-repeat-containing protein: protein MKYIFSLFIALWSIAAWGQEGGDGFNPSNPGEPGQRYNLTVNVTPDGAGSTSPSGKQQYALGESVYLSANANNYYQFVGWAQDGDTISRSRSFNYTMPAKNTTITAVFKATDSFNPDDPDDPSQEVIKYKLNLTASPIEGGRFNITSGERFSEGTSISVYAYPNSNYQFEGWKQGETLLSTESPYSFVIGKEDVSITGLFRFNPDSPGNPGANHWNAETGELIIDDFTPGSIMNAVSNVVGGSSNYSKVSMVIVSGQMNSYDFGIAQNLSNCTLLDLSRTGGYTEIPSYAFDGTNLSTIILPAGIERIGNYAFRNCKNLTDIICHAITPPTVSNYTFEGITDGAVVHVLASAIPLYTEAPVWKDLTILPLTEDVRTLEVNLPADSEGVYKNMTLELQNLQNGQKQRYVVSDRTSYTFNGLLKNCTYNVSLKTPTGVVLGQIENIEIKDENRSVTFTSLLTLLDVNLQVLTPDGTDVTSQVQITWLDSKQAYLSQGNLLKAQTAGTEIGYRMVLNQDLGMQYVAPVNQVYSVKEKENRLVYTLTPIEMTTISGTVKDANGNTLSGAVISISQKLNGKYSKSFITKTDTKGKFAQQIYNAESTISVSATDYVSQTLTKADFSQGTDLGTIELKTIAGATISLNFTYTPSVAAGEEAETQTWYSDYTNISYTIYNVTQGKVITQYSVQYPSIVLLEDVAEGDQLRITASSKTNAFLPVESPTTISAENKADITFNIVGLGGIRASYGSTDNANVAGILYDSKGELLKKYSYTNTSLSISDLTDGAYTLVSMSNSSFFNSILKLSSLETSGLKEGTDYILNPITVKSGTIKLINNEEIPALDESKLYYTGEGTAFTVNKASIVAGNYLTLKGKIDFKEEYAASVSNVQLVIDLPESCSFVDNSVMTGSQVGAYTIDGNQLTVPMSNYNDQVRFCIIPTTGGTYNPNAFTEFTLNGKTVRQPIGSAYYEVKDLSISVPKTVAKTTIPISGTAQGSSEINIYDNNILIGQTTSLANGIWTTTCELNEPYNLSTHSIHAKVTNKQGLELQSETQEVTYDMNAIEASTVTMTFYNGWLKQNIEVVFDLLKGTTSPSSYMFYTATDITFITNFTNNSPDVISNVKLYVFTDQNEIRPLKATYDEKKDRWIATSKFESNNLPINVSVGFDAITNPTIDQNLLEQIPDMYSKLTEQFAIDVQLLDSISDLDKSIEELEEILYVNGFIDKNDTISDSSFIKYLQGLSDEELDDLIKQDTTNTSEISDSINNAISALQKMYSNEVFFEYDLPDGSKFISKPCNVTPDSLLLDMGYSHYETTEGQYIYTRATEKQTEYIDLSRNCHTIIVSSSTIDQIVKTRSVEDDLKIFNEAIAKINSLYQPIAKAYGDMEKMIGSLVAGLEKELSEANTLFNRQNLTFNMKKVKLERLEKELSLLAPSDPMYNLKKLHVDTYKTEVKEAEKLLKRISKNRALTSTVLKLSRPMKGILAKSIPLVKYADAIYNGLSIIQQFQEIYLSVPNPCKDDEERAKQCRDLTISGAIKAEGVLVVKIGVDALLDIATVGQVVAAGATGGVSIGTAFATAVGKMVAGLAIDAVFNWEIDRRKQEIRAKISQLKCKKCDDPSCNNDDDGDNTPPTPTTPPSSPIHDPSGYVYEAVKTNRLQGVTATCYYKEMVEDMYGDLHENIVLWNAAEYAQENPLFTDEKGMYQWDVPQGLWQVKFEKEGYQTTYSEWLPVPPPQLEVNIGMVQTAQPTVTAVRGYETGIEIDFSKFMLPETMTAEFITITRNGEAVTGEVTFKNAEANPQNKNEQFVSKVRFVPSEALATTDKVILTVSKRVKSYAGIQMESDYSQEIAIEKEPKAVVASEIEVVYNETAEITVTVDPAEASTGKKVTATSVSSTIAAIEPAEATLDGEGKATFTISGELPGQTMIQFVVEGMDMKPEVKVSVVEAGEKNITQNYTLAMGWNWFSINVQDQNLNDIPALLATIKESVLILKGQNGELTNKNESDWEGSLNSLSTTQAYKIKMKKEATLELTGKGSDPTSNTITLNQGWNWIGYVPTVTLPLGQALQNLQAEENDLIKGLDSFAIYDGSAWTGSLTHLLPGEGYMYYSQSVKSFNYAANGTESEPSTPSPQWDYDVHQSEDNMIAIAELYSGEQKAETEKFLVGVFVDGECRGIAVEKDGYLFITAHGEQTDGKLTLRAFDTADQLEYNVKEEIEWSGTLTGSLTTPVSLHIGEATRIIPISEGLLIYPSPVRHRLYIRGDIGNIEEVRISDTAGQTLILDKQIIPNEGINVSSLSKGIYFIMIKTDNEVIQQKFMKID, encoded by the coding sequence ATGAAATATATATTCAGCCTATTCATTGCTCTCTGGAGCATCGCGGCATGGGGACAAGAAGGAGGGGATGGGTTTAACCCCTCCAACCCCGGCGAACCGGGCCAGAGATATAATTTGACGGTCAACGTCACCCCCGACGGAGCAGGCAGCACCTCACCTTCGGGGAAGCAGCAATATGCTCTGGGAGAATCTGTTTACCTCAGCGCTAATGCCAACAACTATTACCAGTTTGTAGGTTGGGCGCAGGACGGAGATACGATTTCCCGCAGCCGCTCTTTCAATTATACCATGCCGGCAAAGAATACTACCATAACCGCCGTGTTCAAGGCTACAGACAGCTTCAACCCCGACGATCCCGACGATCCGTCGCAGGAAGTCATTAAGTATAAACTAAATTTGACAGCTTCGCCAATCGAAGGAGGACGTTTCAACATCACTTCGGGAGAACGTTTCAGTGAAGGAACTTCGATTTCTGTCTATGCCTACCCGAACAGCAACTATCAGTTTGAGGGTTGGAAACAGGGAGAGACATTGTTGTCCACTGAAAGCCCTTATTCATTCGTGATAGGGAAAGAAGATGTTTCCATAACCGGCTTATTCCGCTTCAATCCGGACAGCCCGGGAAATCCGGGAGCCAATCACTGGAATGCGGAAACAGGTGAACTGATTATCGACGATTTCACTCCGGGCAGCATCATGAATGCCGTAAGCAATGTAGTCGGTGGTTCAAGCAATTATAGCAAAGTTTCGATGGTCATTGTCAGCGGTCAGATGAACAGCTACGACTTCGGCATCGCCCAAAACCTAAGTAACTGTACTCTGCTCGACCTTAGCCGGACAGGCGGATATACGGAAATTCCCAGCTATGCATTCGACGGCACCAACCTGTCAACGATTATCCTGCCGGCCGGCATAGAAAGAATAGGCAACTACGCTTTCCGTAATTGCAAAAATCTGACGGATATCATCTGCCATGCCATCACACCGCCAACAGTAAGCAACTATACTTTTGAAGGAATCACCGATGGTGCCGTCGTCCATGTGCTTGCCTCTGCCATTCCTCTCTATACAGAGGCACCGGTGTGGAAAGACCTCACCATCCTGCCACTGACCGAAGACGTCAGAACTCTGGAAGTGAACCTGCCTGCCGACAGTGAAGGAGTTTACAAGAATATGACTCTGGAATTACAAAACTTGCAGAACGGGCAGAAACAACGCTATGTGGTGTCCGACCGCACGTCGTACACTTTCAACGGATTACTAAAGAATTGCACCTACAATGTTTCTCTGAAAACTCCGACTGGTGTAGTGTTGGGGCAGATAGAAAACATAGAGATCAAAGATGAGAACCGCTCTGTAACTTTCACTTCACTGCTAACTTTGCTTGACGTAAACCTGCAAGTGCTGACTCCGGACGGAACAGATGTCACCAGCCAGGTACAGATTACGTGGCTGGATTCCAAGCAGGCATACCTGTCGCAAGGCAACCTGCTGAAGGCACAGACAGCAGGAACCGAAATCGGGTATCGAATGGTTCTGAATCAGGATTTAGGGATGCAGTATGTAGCTCCGGTAAATCAGGTCTACAGTGTGAAGGAAAAAGAAAACCGGCTGGTTTATACGTTGACTCCTATAGAGATGACGACAATCTCCGGAACTGTCAAAGACGCAAATGGCAACACACTATCGGGTGCTGTCATTTCCATTTCACAGAAGCTGAACGGCAAATATTCAAAATCATTCATAACCAAAACTGACACTAAAGGAAAATTTGCCCAGCAAATCTACAATGCTGAAAGCACAATTTCCGTATCCGCCACCGACTACGTCAGCCAAACACTGACGAAAGCAGACTTCAGTCAAGGAACGGATTTGGGAACGATTGAACTAAAGACGATAGCCGGTGCCACGATAAGCTTAAACTTTACGTACACCCCCAGCGTAGCCGCGGGCGAAGAAGCGGAAACCCAAACCTGGTATTCTGATTATACCAATATCTCTTACACAATATATAACGTGACTCAAGGGAAAGTAATTACCCAATATTCCGTACAATATCCTTCTATTGTCCTATTAGAAGACGTTGCCGAAGGCGACCAGCTCCGCATCACAGCCTCCAGCAAAACTAATGCGTTCCTCCCTGTGGAAAGTCCGACTACAATCAGCGCGGAGAATAAAGCAGATATTACCTTCAATATAGTCGGCTTAGGAGGAATCCGTGCCAGTTACGGCTCAACGGACAATGCAAACGTAGCTGGTATCCTGTATGACAGCAAAGGAGAACTGTTGAAAAAATATAGTTATACCAATACTTCACTTTCAATTTCCGACCTGACAGATGGAGCCTATACCTTGGTTTCGATGAGCAATAGCAGTTTCTTCAACTCAATTCTGAAACTTTCTTCACTGGAAACTTCGGGACTGAAAGAAGGAACAGACTACATTTTAAACCCTATAACAGTAAAGAGCGGCACTATAAAACTGATAAACAATGAGGAAATTCCCGCTTTGGATGAGAGTAAACTCTATTATACCGGTGAAGGCACTGCATTCACCGTCAACAAAGCGTCTATCGTTGCCGGTAATTACCTGACTTTAAAAGGAAAGATTGACTTCAAAGAAGAATATGCCGCTTCCGTCAGCAATGTACAATTAGTAATTGACTTGCCGGAATCCTGTTCATTTGTAGACAATTCTGTAATGACAGGTAGCCAGGTCGGCGCTTACACGATAGACGGCAATCAATTGACCGTCCCAATGAGCAATTACAATGATCAGGTCCGTTTTTGCATCATCCCCACAACCGGAGGAACTTATAATCCTAATGCGTTCACCGAATTTACATTGAACGGGAAAACAGTCCGGCAACCGATCGGTTCAGCTTATTACGAAGTAAAGGATTTATCTATCTCCGTGCCAAAAACCGTAGCCAAAACAACAATTCCTATTAGCGGAACGGCACAGGGAAGTTCAGAAATCAACATCTACGACAACAACATACTCATCGGTCAAACCACATCACTGGCCAATGGAATATGGACCACCACGTGTGAACTGAACGAACCATACAACCTTTCAACACATAGCATTCATGCAAAAGTAACGAATAAACAAGGGTTGGAGTTACAGTCCGAAACACAAGAAGTAACGTATGACATGAATGCCATAGAAGCTTCCACTGTAACAATGACTTTTTATAATGGATGGTTGAAGCAAAATATAGAAGTCGTCTTTGATTTACTGAAAGGGACAACCAGCCCATCGTCTTATATGTTCTACACAGCCACCGATATTACATTTATTACAAATTTCACGAACAATAGTCCTGATGTGATTTCAAATGTCAAACTATATGTTTTTACCGATCAAAACGAGATAAGGCCATTAAAAGCTACTTATGACGAAAAGAAAGACAGATGGATTGCAACTTCGAAATTCGAGTCAAATAACTTACCGATAAATGTAAGTGTAGGATTTGATGCGATAACAAATCCCACCATAGACCAGAACTTACTTGAACAAATACCTGATATGTACAGCAAGCTGACCGAACAATTCGCTATTGACGTTCAGCTTCTCGATTCTATTTCCGATCTGGATAAAAGTATTGAAGAGTTAGAGGAAATCTTATACGTAAATGGTTTCATTGATAAAAACGACACAATCTCAGACAGCTCCTTTATCAAGTATTTACAAGGGCTATCCGACGAAGAATTAGATGATTTGATTAAGCAGGATACAACAAATACAAGTGAGATTTCAGACTCAATAAATAATGCGATATCAGCGCTACAAAAAATGTATTCAAATGAAGTCTTTTTTGAATACGATTTACCTGATGGTAGTAAGTTCATTTCTAAACCTTGCAATGTCACGCCTGATTCCTTATTGCTCGATATGGGTTATAGCCATTATGAAACGACAGAAGGACAATACATCTACACGCGAGCAACAGAAAAACAAACTGAATATATTGATCTCTCCAGAAACTGCCATACAATAATAGTCAGTAGTTCAACTATTGACCAAATAGTAAAAACCAGATCTGTAGAAGATGATTTAAAGATATTCAATGAAGCGATAGCCAAAATCAACAGTCTATATCAGCCTATAGCGAAAGCCTATGGAGATATGGAGAAAATGATAGGTTCTTTGGTCGCTGGTTTAGAAAAAGAGCTATCAGAAGCCAACACCTTATTCAATAGACAAAATCTTACTTTCAACATGAAGAAAGTAAAATTAGAAAGATTGGAAAAGGAATTAAGTCTATTAGCCCCTTCCGATCCTATGTATAACCTGAAAAAATTACATGTTGACACATATAAGACGGAAGTAAAAGAAGCAGAAAAACTTTTAAAAAGAATTTCTAAAAATCGCGCCCTAACATCGACAGTTCTCAAATTGTCAAGGCCGATGAAAGGAATATTAGCCAAATCAATACCACTTGTAAAATATGCAGATGCTATATACAATGGGCTCTCAATCATTCAGCAATTTCAAGAAATATATTTATCCGTTCCAAATCCATGTAAAGATGACGAAGAAAGAGCAAAGCAATGTAGAGATTTAACAATATCAGGAGCAATTAAAGCTGAAGGGGTTTTGGTTGTAAAAATAGGTGTAGACGCCCTTTTAGACATAGCAACTGTTGGCCAAGTAGTCGCTGCAGGTGCTACAGGGGGTGTTTCAATAGGAACCGCTTTCGCTACAGCTGTAGGCAAAATGGTTGCAGGATTAGCGATTGACGCAGTTTTCAATTGGGAAATAGACAGGAGAAAACAGGAAATTAGAGCCAAGATATCACAACTTAAATGTAAAAAGTGTGATGATCCTTCATGCAACAACGACGATGATGGTGATAATACTCCACCTACACCAACAACTCCGCCGTCCAGCCCTATCCACGACCCTTCCGGCTACGTCTACGAAGCTGTTAAGACGAACCGTCTGCAAGGTGTGACCGCCACCTGTTACTATAAAGAGATGGTAGAAGACATGTACGGCGACCTGCATGAAAACATCGTACTTTGGAATGCAGCCGAGTATGCTCAGGAAAACCCTCTGTTTACTGATGAAAAAGGAATGTATCAGTGGGATGTCCCCCAAGGGCTCTGGCAAGTGAAGTTTGAGAAAGAAGGCTACCAGACCACTTACAGCGAATGGCTCCCCGTTCCTCCTCCACAGCTGGAAGTGAATATTGGCATGGTACAAACCGCCCAGCCTACCGTGACAGCCGTACGTGGTTATGAGACAGGCATAGAAATTGATTTCAGCAAGTTCATGCTGCCCGAAACTATGACTGCCGAGTTCATCACCATTACTCGCAACGGAGAAGCGGTAACCGGAGAAGTGACTTTCAAGAATGCCGAAGCAAACCCGCAAAACAAAAATGAGCAGTTCGTTTCGAAAGTGCGCTTTGTCCCTTCCGAGGCTCTGGCTACCACCGATAAAGTGATACTGACCGTCAGCAAACGGGTGAAGAGCTATGCCGGCATACAAATGGAAAGTGATTATAGCCAAGAGATAGCCATTGAAAAAGAACCCAAGGCAGTGGTCGCTTCCGAGATTGAAGTGGTGTACAATGAAACGGCTGAAATTACAGTAACCGTAGATCCCGCAGAAGCCTCAACAGGCAAGAAAGTGACCGCAACTTCCGTTTCCTCCACCATTGCTGCCATAGAACCGGCAGAAGCCACATTAGATGGAGAAGGCAAAGCCACCTTCACTATATCGGGCGAACTTCCGGGACAGACCATGATACAGTTTGTCGTCGAAGGTATGGATATGAAACCGGAAGTGAAAGTGAGCGTCGTGGAAGCCGGAGAAAAAAACATCACTCAAAACTACACACTCGCTATGGGCTGGAACTGGTTCTCTATCAACGTACAGGATCAGAATCTGAACGATATACCAGCTCTACTCGCTACCATCAAAGAATCCGTCCTCATCCTGAAAGGACAAAACGGAGAATTGACGAACAAAAATGAAAGCGATTGGGAAGGTTCATTGAACAGTCTGAGCACCACTCAAGCTTACAAGATAAAGATGAAGAAAGAGGCAACTCTTGAACTGACCGGAAAGGGTTCAGATCCGACAAGCAACACCATCACCCTAAACCAGGGCTGGAACTGGATAGGTTATGTTCCTACCGTCACGTTACCATTAGGGCAAGCCTTGCAAAATCTGCAAGCTGAAGAGAATGACCTTATCAAAGGCTTGGACAGTTTTGCCATATACGATGGAAGTGCATGGACAGGCAGCCTGACCCACCTGCTTCCCGGTGAAGGCTACATGTACTATTCTCAGTCAGTGAAGTCTTTCAACTATGCCGCAAACGGCACAGAATCAGAACCGTCCACCCCATCACCACAATGGGATTATGACGTTCATCAGTCCGAAGACAACATGATTGCCATAGCCGAGCTTTACAGCGGAGAACAAAAGGCTGAAACGGAAAAATTCCTTGTCGGTGTATTTGTGGACGGCGAATGCAGAGGTATAGCTGTTGAAAAAGACGGTTATCTGTTTATCACTGCCCACGGAGAACAAACCGATGGCAAACTGACCCTACGTGCCTTCGACACTGCCGACCAGCTGGAATACAACGTCAAGGAAGAAATAGAATGGAGCGGTACACTGACGGGCAGTTTAACCACCCCTGTCAGCCTGCATATAGGCGAAGCAACCAGAATTATTCCTATTTCGGAAGGCCTGCTGATTTATCCAAGTCCCGTACGCCACCGCTTGTATATTCGGGGAGATATTGGCAACATTGAAGAAGTACGCATCTCTGATACTGCGGGGCAAACACTGATATTGGACAAACAGATAATTCCCAACGAAGGAATCAATGTTTCCTCTTTGAGTAAAGGGATTTACTTCATTATGATAAAAACCGATAATGAGGTTATACAACAGAAATTCATGAAGATAGACTAA
- a CDS encoding ATP-binding protein: MRFYDRTNELAELQRINKLSFNDHSRLTVVTGRRRIGKTSLIMRSVEDSPTVYLFVGRKNEATLCAEFIPVIAQSLETFVPNEIRTFRSLFQYLMELAVNRAFNLVIDEFQEFYNINESVYSDMQNLWDQYRRKSRMNLIVSGSIYSLMQKIFQNSKEPLFGRADNIIKLSAFSLTTLKEIIHDHRPDYSNDDLLALYAFTGGVPKYVELFCDNGALSVDEMINFMIRENSPFIDEGKNLLVEEFGKNYATYFSILSAISGGINTQPEIEAALGNKSIGGQIKRLIEDYNIIVRKRPILAKEGSQTVRYEIQDNFIRFWFNYFDRHRSLIEIKNFVGLQAIIKADYPTYSGKMLEEYFKQKFAESFQYRAIGSWWDTRNGQDEIDIVALKLEKKQAVVAEVKRQKKNFKPELLAAKVEHLKRKLLPKYQIEMVCLSLESM, encoded by the coding sequence ATGAGATTCTATGATCGTACGAATGAATTAGCTGAGTTACAGCGTATAAATAAACTGTCATTTAATGACCACTCCCGCTTGACGGTAGTGACCGGTAGGAGACGTATCGGTAAGACAAGCCTTATCATGCGGTCTGTAGAAGATTCACCTACCGTGTATTTATTTGTAGGTCGTAAGAATGAGGCGACTCTTTGCGCTGAGTTTATTCCTGTTATCGCTCAATCCCTGGAGACTTTTGTTCCTAATGAAATCCGCACTTTCCGGTCATTGTTTCAGTATTTGATGGAATTGGCTGTGAATAGGGCATTTAATCTTGTTATTGATGAATTTCAGGAATTCTACAATATTAATGAATCAGTTTACAGTGATATGCAGAATCTTTGGGATCAATATCGTAGGAAGTCCCGTATGAATCTGATTGTATCCGGTTCCATTTACTCTTTGATGCAAAAGATATTTCAGAATTCAAAAGAGCCGTTATTTGGCAGGGCTGATAACATCATCAAATTATCAGCTTTTAGCTTGACGACTTTGAAGGAAATCATTCACGATCACAGACCTGATTATTCTAATGATGATTTGCTTGCCCTTTACGCTTTTACAGGTGGGGTGCCAAAATATGTAGAGTTGTTCTGTGATAACGGAGCGTTGAGCGTAGACGAAATGATAAATTTCATGATTCGGGAAAACTCTCCTTTTATCGATGAAGGAAAAAACCTGCTGGTAGAAGAATTTGGTAAGAACTACGCTACCTATTTTTCTATATTAAGCGCTATTTCGGGAGGCATTAATACACAACCTGAAATAGAGGCTGCATTGGGAAATAAGAGTATAGGAGGACAGATTAAACGACTGATTGAAGATTATAATATAATCGTACGGAAGCGTCCCATATTGGCAAAAGAAGGAAGTCAGACTGTTCGTTATGAAATACAGGATAATTTTATTCGTTTCTGGTTTAATTATTTTGACCGTCATCGCTCTTTGATAGAAATTAAAAACTTTGTGGGACTACAGGCTATCATTAAAGCGGATTATCCTACCTATTCAGGTAAGATGTTAGAAGAATATTTCAAACAGAAATTTGCGGAAAGCTTTCAGTACAGAGCTATCGGTTCATGGTGGGATACCCGAAACGGGCAGGATGAAATTGATATTGTAGCTTTGAAATTAGAGAAAAAGCAGGCGGTAGTTGCAGAAGTGAAAAGGCAAAAGAAGAACTTCAAGCCGGAATTGTTAGCGGCGAAAGTAGAACATCTTAAGCGTAAACTGTTGCCTAAATATCAGATAGAAATGGTTTGTCTATCATTAGAATCGATGTAG